The genomic interval GTAGGGATTGCTGTACCCGGTCGGCGCCGAGTACGGGACCGGGCGAGGAACATAGGCATAACCTTCAGCCGCACGCGGCGTGAGCTGGGGAGCGAAGTTCTGGGCGGCAGGGGCGACGTGCCGCCGATGTTGCACCGTCCCCGCACTGGCCGAGGCGGTTAGGGCAACGAGAATACCCAAAGCCAAGATCGTACGCATTCGCATTGCTCCAAGTTGAGTTGCCATGCGTAGCTAGGCCTCGGCCCTCACCACACCAATCTACCGCTCCTTCACGATTGCTCACATCCGCGGCATCACCGACGCCCGCGGGTCCTCACATCACCACGACCCTGGTGCCGACATTGACGCGGCCGTAGAGGTCGATGACGTCCTCATTGCGCATGCGGATGCAGCCGGAGGAGACGTTGGTGCCGATGGTCCAGGGCTCGTTGGAGCCGTGGATGCGGTAGAGCGATGAGCCCAGATACATCGCGCGCGCGCCGAGCGGATTTTCCGGCCCGCCTTCCATGTGCCGCGGCAGATCGGGACGGCGCGCCAGCATTTCGGGGGGCGGCGTCCAGGCCGGCCATTCGCGTTTGGCGGAGATCGTCTTCACGCCGGACCAGGTGAAGCCGGGACGCCCGACGCCGATGCCGTAACGCATCGCCTTGCCGCCTCCCTGCACCAGATAGAGGAACTTGTTCGGCGTATCGACGACGACGGTGCCGCTGCCTTCGTTGCCGTGATAGTCGACGAGCTGCTTCTCGAACTTCGGATCGAACGGGCGCTGGCGCGGATCGAGCGCCTCTTCCTGCGGCACGCCCTGCATCTGCGGCTGGCCCATCGGCGGCAGATGCCGCTGGTCGTAATAGGCCGGCTGCTGCTGATACATCGGCTGCTGCTGCGGATAATAGGCCTGACCCTGCGGCCGGTCGCCGAACAGGAACTCGATGAAGCCGCCGCCCATGCCCGCGCGCTCGTTGGAGGCAACGCGCACCGGCTGGGCTTGCGGCTCGCGCACGTAGATTGCGGTCAGCTCGGAGGGGCTAGCGGTGTCGATCGCGGAAGCCGGATCGACGCCGGCAACGAGGGTGCACGCGCCGCCAAGCAGCGCGACGGACATTTTCTTGAACATCGACGTACTCTGTACTGTTTCGTCTGTGTCGTTCGTCGCGACCGGCGCTTCACCGATCCGCCCTCGCGACCAGGCCACTTAAAATCAAAAGCCGCTTCGTTTGGTAAACGTATCAGGCGTTTTGATTCACCACGTCGTCAACGGACGCGGGATTTGGCGACTAGCGTTTATTTTCGGTGAACGGCGCTCCCGCATGGTTAACCGCAGGTTTTCGCGCAATCGGAAGCAGTTGCGCGACAGTTCCTCGCGTGAACTTCGTGTTAAATCGCTTCTGTCTACAAAGGCGCGTGAGTGAGGTGGGGGGAGTACAGAATGGCTGTTCACCGCAAACGTTTTCGCGTCGAGGAAGGTATCGTCGGCGAGATGCAAATTCCCGAAATGACCGACGAGTCTGCTCCGATGCATAGTGAAATCATGGCCGAGTTGCGCGCGATCCGCGCCCAGATGGCGAGGAACGGTCACAGCGCTGGCGCGCACGCTTCGCCGGCCTCGACCGAAGCCGTCGTGGCGCAGGAAGTCGCCGACACGCGCGCGATGCTGGAAACCTACCGCGCCCAGATCGAACAATGCGAGAAGCTCAAGGTCGAGCTCGACCTCATTCACGACGCCATCAACCGCACCAAGCGCGAGATCGCGACGCTGCACGGCAAGAGCTTTGACGGCGGCGAGATGGCCAAGGTCAATGGCGAGCTCGGCGCCGTCGTCGGCGGCACCGAACAGGCCACCCAGCAGATCCTCGAAGCGGCCGAGTCGATCGACCAGTCGGCGAGCGCCCTCTCCAAGGTGGATTCGGTCGACCAGCAGAAGCGCCTTGCCGACGACATCCAGGAACGTGTGATCTCGATCTTCGAGGCCTGCAACTTCCAGGACCTGACCGGCCAGCGCATCAGCAAGGTGATGAACACGATGAAGTTCATCGAGCAGCACATCAATGCGATGATGGAAATCTGGGGCGGCGTCGACGCGATCAAGGCGCATGCCACGCCGATCGTCGACACCCGCGACGAGGACTCCAAGCTGCTCAACGGCCCCAAGCTCGCCGGCGACGTCGGCCACGCCTCGCAGGACGACATCGACGCGCTGTTCGACTGAGCGGCCGCGACAGAGGGATCAAGCAAAACGCTGGCGCGAGCCGGCGTTTTTTTGTTTTTGGGGCTAGTTGTTGATGTCATTCCGGGGCGGTCCGCAGGACCGAACCCGGAATCTCGAGATTCCGGGTCTGGTCCTTCGGACCAGCCCGGAATGACGAAGGTGAGAGATCACGCCCTTGGCGCGCAGCGGACGTAGACCATGTTGCCGTAGCGGGTGGCGGCGTCCTTGTCGATGAAGCGGGTGATCAGGACGCGGCCGTCAAAGGAGACGATCTCGCGATCCTGCTCGCTGGGGGTCGGACCGGCGGGCCCGATATAGTTCTTGCCGCTCGGCGAGCCCTTGAGCCGCAGTTCCTGCGGGGTGGCCTGGTCGGCGAGATGCATGATCACGCCGCCGGACGAGCCGGCGCTGATCACGTAGGGGTTTTTGCACTGCGCACGCGCAGCCGCCTCGGTGCGGGCCCGGTCGGCGGGGTTTTGGAACGAGGCGAGACCCCAACGGCCGACGATCTCGTCGGCCCGGATTGTCGCAGGCATTTCCGGGGCCACGCCCGGTTCGGCGTCGGGCGGCGGCGCGGACGAGAACGACGGCAGGCTCATGCCGCCTCCGCAGGCGCCCAGCAGCAGCGCCAGGGCCGAGGCGGCGGCCAGATTGGCAACCGTCCGCGCGTGAGCTGAACTGATCATGGCATTCCCCCGAACTAAACCCGTCTCAACACAGAACTGGCCGCACTCCTCCCGGCAGCCAAGCGCAAAACCGCTGTCGGAGCAATGACGTCGTATATTACGTCGGCGGCCCCGAATGAGTTTCTCCCACACCATCCTATATCCGCATCACCAATCGCTTAACCACCTTTGCTTGACAGGATCGAAGCCAAGCCATATTCCCGGGCCCCTATTAGCACTCCGAAAGGCAGATTGCTAAGCGTGCCGTTCGATCCCGAGAGGTCGGACGAGGGCGCGGCCCCCACCCACTTCCGCTGATTCCGAAGCGAGCCTTCCAAAGGGAAACGTCATGGCTAAATCCAAATTTCGTCCGCTGCATGACCGTGTCGTGGTCAAACGTATCGATGCCGAGGAAAAGTCCAAGGGCGGCATCATCATTCCGGACACCGCCAAGGAAAAGCCGTCCCAGGGTGAAGTCGTCGCCGTCGGCCCCGGTGGCCGTGACGAGGCCGGCAAGCTGATCCCGATCGACCTCAAGGTCGGCGACCGCGTGCTGTTCGGCAAGTGGTCCGGCACCGAGGTCAAGATCGACAATGAAGAGCTCCTGATCATGAAGGAGTCGGACATCATGGGTGTGCTGGCCTAAGGCCATCAGCCAACCGCCGTCGCAAGCCGGTTGTCGGAGCACTCCTCTTCTTCCCTTCTCCCCTTGTGGGAGAAGGTGGCGCGCAAAGCGCGCCGGATGAGGGGTCTCCATCCGCGGAGACAGACCCCTCACCCGTCCGCGATGCTTCGCATCGCGTCCACCCTCTCCCACAAGGGGAGAGGGGAAGGAGAGCCGGCGGTGACGGCAACCAACCGTATCCAATCATTCCAGGAGTTTTCATAATGGCTGCCAAAGAGGTCAAGTTTTCCGGAGACGCGCGCGATCGCATGCTGCGCGGCGTCGACATTCTCGCCAACGCCGTCAAGGTGACGCTCGGCCCGAAAGGCCGCAACGTCGTCATCGAAAAGAGCTTCGGCGCGCCCCGCATCACCAAGGACGGCGTCACCGTCGCCAAGGAGATCGAGCTCGAGGACAAGTTCGAGAACATGGGCGCCCAGATGGTGCGTGAGGTCGCCTCCAAGACCAACGACCTCGCCGGCGACGGCACCACCACCGCGACCGTGCTGGCCCAGGCCATCGTGCGCGAAGGCGCCAAGGCGGTTGCCGCCGGCATGAACCCGATGGACCTCAAGCGCGGCATCGACTCCGCGGTCGCGGCCGTGGTCAAGGACATCGAGAAGCGCGCCAAGCCCGTTGCCGCCTCCTCCGAGGTTGCCCAGGTCGGCACCATCTCGGCCAACGGCGACACCGCCATCGGCAAGATGATCGCCCAGGCGATGCAGAAGGTCGGCAACGAGGGCGTCATCACCGTCGAAGAGAACAAGTCGCTCGACACCGAAGTGGACATCGTCGAGGGCATGAAGTTCGACCGCGGCTATCTGTCGCCCTACTTCGTGACCAACGCCGAGAAGATGACCGCCGAGCTCGAGGACGCCTACATCCTCCTGCACGAGAAGAAGCTCTCCGGCCTGCAGGCCATGCTGCCGGTGCTGGAAGCCGTGGTGCAGTCGGGCAAGCCGCTCGTCATCATCGCCGAGGACGTCGAGGGCGAGGCCCTGGCGACGCTGGTCGTCAACCGCCTCCGCGGCGGCCTCAAGGTTGCCGCCGTCAAGGCGCCGGGCTTCGGCGACCGCCGCAAGGCGATGCTCGAGGACATCGCGATCCTCACCGGCGGCCAGCTCATCTCGGAAGAACTCGGCATCAAGCTCGAGAACGTCACCGTGAAGATGCTCGGCCGGGCCAAGAAGGTGGTGATCGACAAGGAGAACACCACGATCGTCAACGGCGCCGGCAAGAAGCCCGACATCGAGGCCCGCGTCGGCCAGATCAAGGCGCAGATCGAGGAGACCACCTCGGACTACGACCGTGAGAAGCTCCAGGAGCGCCTCGCCAAGCTCGCAGGCGGCGTCGCGGTGATCCGCGTCGGCGGCGCGACCGAGATCGAGGTCAAGGAGAAGAAGGACCGTGTCGAGGACGCGCTCAACGCCACCCGCGCCGCGGTGCAGGAAGGCATCGTCCCCGGCGGCGGCGTTGCGCTGCTGCGCGCCAAGAAGGCGGTGGGCCGCATCACGAACACCAATGCCGACGTCCAGGCCGGCATCAACATCGTGCTGAAGGCGCTGGAAGCCCCGGTTCGCCAGATCTCCGAGAACGCGGGCCTCGAAGGCTCCGTCGTGGTCGGCAAGATCCTGGAGAACAAGTCCGAGACCTTTGGTTTCGACGCCCAGACCGAACAGTATGTCGACATGGTTGAGAAGGGGATCATCGACCCCGCCAAGGTGGTGCGCACCGCGCTGCAGGACGCCTCCTCAGTGGCCGGCCTGCTGGTGACCACCGAAGCCATGGTTGCCGAGCTGCCGAAGAAGGACGCGGCCCCCGCGATGCCGGCCGGCGGCGGAATGGGCGGCTTCTGAGCCCTCCCCTGTTGAGGAGATACGAAGGCCGCCTCCGGGCGGCCTTCTTTTTCGCCGAGAATTGGCGCGCTTTCCAATTCAACCCCCGGCGAAAACCCACTACGGTGGCGCCCGATTCTGATCTCGTCTGAGGATTTCATCGATGCGCGCGCTTCTGGTTTGCTCGACAGCTCTGTTGGTCGCCGTGCTCGCGGCATCGCCCGACGTCGCCTCCGCCCAGATGAAGCTGTCGCCGAAAGCCGCGGGACCCGGCGGGCCCGAGACGCGCTATTTCACCTCGATCGACGGGCTGATGGACGGCAATGCTGACGTGGTCCTCAAGGAAACCCGGCAGGGCAAGACGGTGACATCAGCCGTGCTCGACGTCTGCTACCCGATCGCGAAGAATTCCGATCGCAAGGACCGCTTCGTTGCCAACCTCCAGGTGAACGGCCAGACGCTGACGGGCACGACGCAAAGTTTTGGCGAGAAATCGCCGGTCACCATAAAACTGGCGCGCAAGCAGAGCGGCGACACTTTTGAGTTCCGCGGCCAGATCTCGATCGGCGGTGTCGTGACCGAGGTGACTTCGCCCGACAATTCCGACCTCAGCGAGAAGGAATTTTTGGACAACCAGACCACCGATGACGGCATCACCGCGCAGCCGAAGGATTTTACCGAGGTCTCGCCGGAGGCGATCGCAGTCAAGGTCAAGCTCGATGCGGCGACCGACTTCCTCAAAAGCCTGAAGGGCCAGGACGTCGAGGTGACGCTCGCAAGCCTCTCGGTCGGCTGCGATGCGCTGCGCGCCGGCGAGCAGACCATCAACATGTCGGTCGATCCCGAGCGGGCCGGGGCGCTGCTCGCAAAGTTCAAGGCGACGCCGGGCGTGACCGCTGCGGGGTGGACCGCCGGCATGGTCGAGATGGACCGCACCATCCGCTTTGCCGCCGCCGACTGGCGCGAGGGCGACAAGATCGCCAGGGACAAGCTCGCCGCCGCCGTCTCCAACGTTCTCAGCAAGACGCTCGCCGCAAAGCCGGTGTCATCGAGCTTCAACGCCGCAACCGGCAAGCTCAAGCTCACCTTCAAGCGGCCGAACAAGGATTTCCCGGCGCTGGAGCTCACCGACACGATCGAGGTCGCGGGCCTCGTCTCATCAGACAAGCCCGGCGCCTCCGACAGGCTGATGCTGTGGATCGGCAGTCCACAGGTCACGACCGCCGACGAGAGCAACGGCGCAAAACTCAATCTGTCGGACGAGACCAGCGCCGACGAAGAGGGCGAACAGCCCGACGACAACGGCTCGATCGAAGCGCTCGCCAGGGAATTGAAGGGCCAGCGCTGGGATGCCGACAAATCGGTGTGGAAGTAGGCCAAAGCCAAGGCACAGCCTGAACTGGCCATAGCTGCGATGATGTCGTGTTTGCTGCACCCGGCATCGCCGACATCATTTGCCACAGTTCGGCCGCCAATTCTTAAGGGCTGATTCAGCTCATGGGAACATCATCGCTTGGTCCGAACCCTTGGCGATACCCTTGGCGATGCCATGCACACAAGCGAGCCGAAGATTCCCGGAAGTATCTGGCCAGGTGACATGGCCAGCGCCTCTTCGCCCACGCCAGCGACGGAGTTTTGGGACCTCTCGAGCGCCAATCACGATGCCGTCGCCTTGTTGCGGGAACCCGCGCGCGACCGCCTGCGCACGTCCGCGCTGGCCGCAGCCGCGCTGGCGACGACCTTCGCGCTGGGATGGGCCGGCGCGCTGATCTGGCACGACGTCGCTGGTCCGCCCGCGCCGAGCCAGATTGCCCGGAAGGAGACGCCTGCGCCGCGCACCACCAACGTCCGGCCAAGCAGCGTTGCAAGGCGGACAGTGGCCTCGGATCCTGTGGTGACCGGCAGCATTCCCAAATCTGCCACCGCCGCCCCGCGTCTGCCTGCACTGGCAACGACCACCACCATCAACGCACCCAGTGTCGCGCTGGCGATGCAGCAGCCCCTGCTGCCGGCCCCGGAAACGCGGCCGAGCACCATTCCGGGATGGTCGGTCGTCGAGGTCCGCGACGGCACCGCCGTTCTCGATGGTCCCGATGGCGTGCGGATGGCCGCCCGCGGCGATGTCATTCCCGGGATCGGACGCGTCGATTCCATCGTGCGCTGGGGCGACCTCTGGATCGTCGCCACCGCGAACGGACTGATCGCGACGCGCTGACGGCGACTTAAAACCGGCCGCTGCCGCCGCTCCCGCAGCCTAATTCCCGTTGATGCGGAAACGCAGTTGCTTGGCGCCGATGAAGGTGACGATCTCGCCCTGGCGCTTCCAGGTGGCGGCCTCGGCCAGCACTGCGACGAGCTCGTCATCGGCCTGCGCCTTGGCGGGCGGGCAGGAGCGGTCCTGCACCTGGCCGGGGACGAAGATCACGGTGTTGCCGGCGATCGAGAACTGGCCCTTGGCGGCCTTGCACCAGAGCTCCAGGACCACCTCGCCATTGTCGCCGATCTCGATGTTCGGCACGCGCTTGGAGCCCGGCTGCGGCAAGGCCTCCAGCGTCATCTCGGTCCCGAAGGGAAAGCCGTCGGCGGCCTGCGCAATGCCTGACATCAGCACCACCGTCGCAACCGCACAAATGATCCGCTGAACCGAAACCATGAAATCCCTCGACCGTCCTGATCCGCCGCACCTTCTATAAGACGACGACGGGCTTGAGAAGGTTCGCCGGCGCCTCCGCGGGGTGCAGACCCCGCGGAGATGTCGCTGCAACTGATACGTCCGGCTATTTCAGAACCATTGCCGTGAACGGCCAGACATAGGCTTGCAGCGTCACCAGCACACCGACCAAGCAGGCTAGCACGATCGAGTGCCAGAACACGAAGCGCAGAATCGTGCCCTCGTGGCCGTACCAGTTGGTCGCGGTGGAGGCGACGACGATCGACTGCGCGTCGATCATCTTGCCCATCACGCCGCCGGAGGAGTTGGCCGCCGCCATCAGCACCGGCGACAGGCCGAGCTGTTCCGAGGTGATCCTCTGGAGGTTGCCGAACAGCACGTTGGAGGCGGTGTCCGATCCCGTCAGCGCCACGCCCAACCAGCCGAGCAGCGTGCCGAAGAAGGGATAGAGCACGCCGGTGGCCGCAAACGCGAGACCGAGCGTCGCGTCGACGCCGGACAGGCGCGTGAGCGTGCCGATCGCAAGCATCGCCGAGATCGTGATCAGCGAGATCGCGCACAGCCGGATGGTGCGGCCATATTGCACGAGCAGCTTGCCGGGTCCGACCCCCATCAGGAAGCCTGAGATGATCGCGGCGATCAGCATGCCCGTGCCGGTGAAGGACAGATAGGTGAAGCCGAACACCGCAGCCTCCGGCGTCGGCTTCGCCGCGACCGGCGGCATTTTGTTGATCATCTGGTGCAGTTCGGGAACGGGATAGTTCCAGACGAAGATCGCGTTCGCCCAGCTCTTGAACCAGCCACTGCCCCAGACCAGCATCACGATGCAGACGATGATCCACGGCAGGAGCGCGCTCAACAGCTCGCCCTGCGTGAGCGGCGTCTTGTCGAGCGGCTTTGCCGCCGCCATCGTCGCCGCGGATTCGTCGCGGCCGCGCAACGCCGGCGACAGCCAGAGCTGCCTCGGCTGCCACACTTTCAGGAACAGGATCAGCGCGCCCATCGAGATCAGCGAGGCGCCGATGTCGACGATCCAGGGGTTGATGAAGTTGGAGATCACAAATTGCGGGATCGCGAACGACACGCCGGTGACCAGGATCGCCGGCCAGACGTCCTTCATGCCCCTCCAGCCCGCGAACGCCCAGACCACCCAGAACGGCACGATCAGCGAGAAGAACGGCAATTGCCGTCCGACCATCGCGCCGAGAATGTAGGGATCCAGCCCGGTGACCTGTGCAAGGCCCTGGATCGGCGTGCCGAGCGCGCCATAGGCGACCGGCGCCGTGTTGGCGATGAGGGACAGACCGGAGGCTGCGAGCGGCGAGAAGCCGAGCCCGATCAGCACCGCGCCGGTGATCGCAACCGGCGTGCCAAAACCCGAGGCGCCTTCGAAGAACGCGCCGAACGAAAACGCGATCAGGAGCAGTTGCAGGCGCCGGTCCTCGGTGACGCCGCCGACCGCGCGCTTCAACAATTCGAAGCGCCCCGTCGTCACCGTCACCTGGTAGAGGAAGATGACGTTGAGGACGATCCAGCCGATCGGGAAGAAGCCGGTGACGATGCCGAGCACGGAGGCGCGGATCGACATGTTCGCCGGCATGGTGAAAACGAAGATCGTGATGAGGTTGGTGACGATGACGGCGATGACGGCGGCGATGTGCGCCTGGACGCGGCCGCTCGCGATCAGGACCAGGAGCGTGACGACGGGGACCGCCGCCGCGATGGTCGACAAAACAGCGCTGTTGAGCGGGTCGTAGATTTGATTCCACATAGTCATCTCCCCCACGCCGCTTTTGCGACATGCCGGCCAGCGTGGACGGTCCGGCATGATTGACACGGAGCGAAGGCGCCTTAAGACGTCGAGCCGCTTGGCATCCCCGGGAGCATGCCCTGCTCACAAGCTCGCGAAGTCCCTGACGGTCCCCACCCCGCGACATTTTGTCCATGCTAGGGTTGCCAGCAGGGACGTGCCAACGCAAATCGTGAGATTTGCAACTTTAGTCTAGGCGCGCTTATTTCTGCCGTTAGCTCAGGCATTTGCGCCCATCCCGCAGGAGATCCAAGTCTGTGAACAACATCCGCGCGACGCTCGCGACCGTTGGGCGTATCGCCGCCCCCTATTTCCGATCCGAGGACAAATGGGCCGGCCGCGGCCTGCTGGCCGCTGTCATCCTCATCGAACTGTCGCTGGTCGCGATCGATGTCCTGGTGAACCAGTGGTACAGCCGCTTCTACAATTACCTTCAGGATCGCAACTGGGACGGCTTCGTCTGGGAGGTCGGTGTCTTCATCGTGCTCGCGAGCGCGAGCGTGGCGCTGTCGGTCTACCAGCTCTACCTCAATCAATGGCTCCAGATCCGCTGGCGCAACTGGCTCACCCGCCACTATCTCGGCGAATGGCTCGATAGTGCCACCCACTACCGGATGCAGTTGAAGGGCGACGCTGCCGACAACCCGGACCAGCGCATCACCGAGGACGTCAAGACCTTCGTCGAGCAGACGCTGACCCTCGGGATCGGCCTGCTCTCGGCGATCGTGACGCTGTTCTCCTTCGTGATCATCCTGTGGGGGCTGTCCAATGCGGCACCGCTGCACATCTCCGGCGTCGATCTGGCGATTCCCGGCTACCTGGTCTGGGGCGCGCTGGTCTACGCGATCTTCGGCACCGCGCTGACGCACTGGATCGGTTCGCCGCTGGTCAACCTCAACTTCGAGCAGCAGCGCTACGAGGCGGACTTCCGCTTCAACCTGGTTCGTGTCCGCGAAAACTCCGAGCAGATCGCGCTTCTGGACGGCGAGCGGGCCGAGCGCGAGCGGCTGCTGCACCGCTTCGGCTTCGTCGTCGGCAACTGGTACGCCATCATGAGCCGCACCAAGCGCCTCACCGCCTTCACCACCAGCTACGCCCAGGCCGCCGTGATCTTTCCCTTCATCCTGACGGCGCCGGCCTATTTCGCCGGCAAGATCCAGCTCGGCGGGATGGTGCAGACGGCGTCCGCCTTCGGCAGCGTGCAGAAGGCGCTGTCCTTCTTCGTCTCGGCCTACCGATCGCTTGCGGAATGGCGCGCCGTGGTCGCGCGCCTCGACGGTTTTGAGATGTCGATCGCCTCGGCCACGCAGCGTCCGACACAAGGGGAAGCGATCGCGATTGCGCCCGCCGCGGGCTCCCGCGAGATCGGGCTCGACCAGTTGCTGGTCAAGCTGCCGAACGGCATGCCGCTGGTCACCGCCGTCGACTTCACCATCGGCGCGTCCGAGCGCGTGCTGGTGACGGGCCCGTCAGGCTCGGGCAAGTCGACGCTGTTCCGCGCCATTGCCGGCATCTGGCCGTTCGGCAACGGGACCATTGCGATCCCCGGACAAGCGCGGCTGATGATGCTACCGCAGCGGCCGTACTTCCCGGTCGGCCCGCTGCGCGATGCCATCGTCTATCCGGCCGGGCGTGACGTGTTCAAGCCGGGGCAGATCCGCGATGCGCTGGTCGCGGTCGGATTGCCCAAGCTTGCTGTGCGGCTGGAGGAGGATGGCCATTGGAACCGGATGCTCTCGCTCGGCGAGCAACAGCGGCTGGGTCTGGCACGGGCGCTGCTGCATAAGCCGGACTATCTGTTTCTCGACGAGGCGACCGCCTCGCTCGACGAACCTTCCGAAGCGCAGCTCTACCGGCTGCTCAGGGAGGAGTTGCCGTCGACCACGATCGTCTCGATCGGTCACCGCTCCACCCTCGAGGCCTTCCACACCCGCAACGTCGCGCTGGTTCGGGACGGCGATCTGCATGTGCTGAAGGGCGTCAGCGAGCCGGCCAGCTCAGAGGCGCGCTGAGGGGCGCGCCGGCAACTGCACCGAGACCAGTTCGTCCTACCGGGGTTACCCGTTGGCGTTTCCAGGATCGTCATGGCCGGGCTTGTCCCGGCCATCCACGACCTTTCCCGCCGCATGAAGAACGTGGATGCCCGGGACAAGCCCGGGCATGACGGAGTTGGTGGCGCAGCGATCGTCCACAAACAAAAAGGGCGGCAGATCAATCTGCCGCCCTTTTCAGTCGTCTCAGGGAGAAACCTTACTTCAGGTTGGTCATCGCCGTCAGGTCGAACGAGAGCTTGGCAACGCCGGCGGCGGAGCACCAGTTCGAGCCGACACCCGACGGATTGATCGGGGTCACGAAGGTACCGGTCGAGGCGGTGATGTTGCCGCGCGCCGAGAAGTCGCTGGTGAAGGCGTTACAGTTACCCTTCGAGAGGTCGGTGTCGTAGTAGCGCAGGTCCAGCGTGAACACCTTGTAGGTGAAGGCGACGCCGAGGTTCCAGGTGTTGTAGTCGGCGTATTTGATGCCGTTCGGGAACGCGGCGGTGCCGTAGAAGCTGTCGGAGGTTCCGAGCCACTGACGGCCGAACTCACCCGAGATGAACATGCCGACGCCGCTCGAACCGAACAGGGTGCTGGGCGCGGTGTACTTGCCGGTGATCGAGGTGTAGTTGCCCCAGGCGCCCGAGTTCAAATAGCTCGGAGTGTAGTACTCGTTCACACCGAACGCCCAGTTGTCGTTCACGGTGTAGGTCACCTTGCCGTAGACTTCGAAGAAGTTGAGGTTCTTCTTGATCACGTTGGTGTTGAGCAGGGCCTTCTCGGCGCAGTCGGCGCCCTGGAAGTTGCCGGCGAAGTCAATGCCGGGAGCGCCGAAGTAGCAGGTGCCACCCGGATACAGGTAACCCCAGACACCGATGTCGAAGGCGAAGGCGCCGAAGGTCGGGCGGATACCGCCGTAGATGTCGACCTCGGCCGCGGCGCGGTTCGGGAAGGAGATGCTTTCAGCGGACGCGCCGATATAGAGCTGGAGGTCCTTGGTGACGTTGTAGCGCGGCTCGAAATAGGCCGTGACCGACGGCTTGTGGTTCGACTGGGTGATACCGCGGAAGATGTAATCGCTCATGATACCGCCGCCGAAGGCGATATCCCAGGGATCGAAAGCCGGCGGCGGCGGCGCTTTCACGGCCTTCACCGGCATGTCCGCCGCAAGAGCCGAACCCGAAACCATTGCCAGCGCCGTTGCCAACAAAGCCAACTTTTTCATAACGATCCCCATCACCGAGTTTTAAGGCCAGTCCGATCCCGGCGCCCCCCGGGGCATGCGACCTGACTGCGAAATTTCTTACAACCGCAATCTGGTCTGGGGGCCTGTGACAGTGAAGCAAAAAACGCAAGCAACTGCCGACTTTTTAGGCGTTCTGACGTTTCCGGCAAAGGTTGTCGGCATGTGTTGCATCCCGACCACATTGTTTGCATTCCAAGGCGCGCTCTGAGCCCGTGTTGCTACGGGGCGGCCGCTTGTGTGGGGAGGACGCCATCGCGAATCAGAGGAACCGGTTCGATGACCGCCCGGCGATGCAAAAAGGCCGCAGCGTTACCGCTGCGGCCCTTCTGCTGGCAGGTCCCAGGATAGATGTGGAGCGGCGGCTAGCCCTGCCCTTCAGCG from Bradyrhizobium arachidis carries:
- a CDS encoding ABC transporter ATP-binding protein/permease codes for the protein MNNIRATLATVGRIAAPYFRSEDKWAGRGLLAAVILIELSLVAIDVLVNQWYSRFYNYLQDRNWDGFVWEVGVFIVLASASVALSVYQLYLNQWLQIRWRNWLTRHYLGEWLDSATHYRMQLKGDAADNPDQRITEDVKTFVEQTLTLGIGLLSAIVTLFSFVIILWGLSNAAPLHISGVDLAIPGYLVWGALVYAIFGTALTHWIGSPLVNLNFEQQRYEADFRFNLVRVRENSEQIALLDGERAERERLLHRFGFVVGNWYAIMSRTKRLTAFTTSYAQAAVIFPFILTAPAYFAGKIQLGGMVQTASAFGSVQKALSFFVSAYRSLAEWRAVVARLDGFEMSIASATQRPTQGEAIAIAPAAGSREIGLDQLLVKLPNGMPLVTAVDFTIGASERVLVTGPSGSGKSTLFRAIAGIWPFGNGTIAIPGQARLMMLPQRPYFPVGPLRDAIVYPAGRDVFKPGQIRDALVAVGLPKLAVRLEEDGHWNRMLSLGEQQRLGLARALLHKPDYLFLDEATASLDEPSEAQLYRLLREELPSTTIVSIGHRSTLEAFHTRNVALVRDGDLHVLKGVSEPASSEAR
- a CDS encoding TorF family putative porin, coding for MKKLALLATALAMVSGSALAADMPVKAVKAPPPPAFDPWDIAFGGGIMSDYIFRGITQSNHKPSVTAYFEPRYNVTKDLQLYIGASAESISFPNRAAAEVDIYGGIRPTFGAFAFDIGVWGYLYPGGTCYFGAPGIDFAGNFQGADCAEKALLNTNVIKKNLNFFEVYGKVTYTVNDNWAFGVNEYYTPSYLNSGAWGNYTSITGKYTAPSTLFGSSGVGMFISGEFGRQWLGTSDSFYGTAAFPNGIKYADYNTWNLGVAFTYKVFTLDLRYYDTDLSKGNCNAFTSDFSARGNITASTGTFVTPINPSGVGSNWCSAAGVAKLSFDLTAMTNLK